The following proteins are co-located in the Labrys monachus genome:
- a CDS encoding amino acid ABC transporter permease — protein sequence MIDFVTSYTQLYVTGALVGLGLALLSFAGSLAIGLAAALGRISSRRWLRLLTGAYVALFRGVPPLVLLYIVYFGLPAWAHQTGDAALIALLSPLDNRLLAATVAFAINSGAYSTEIFRASILSVQADQMEAARSLGMSYALGMRRIVLPQALRIAVPPLSNELIIVLKGTSLASVIGVSELMRNAQTAASATFQNLIAYSYAAVFYVVFVIVLQSLVRILAPR from the coding sequence ATGATCGACTTCGTCACGAGCTATACGCAGCTCTATGTCACCGGCGCGCTGGTCGGCCTCGGCCTCGCCCTCCTGTCCTTCGCCGGATCGCTGGCGATCGGGCTCGCCGCCGCCCTCGGCCGGATTTCGAGTCGGCGCTGGCTGCGCCTGCTGACGGGCGCCTATGTCGCCCTGTTCCGGGGCGTGCCGCCGCTCGTCCTGCTCTACATCGTCTATTTCGGCCTGCCGGCCTGGGCGCACCAGACGGGCGATGCCGCGCTCATCGCGCTGCTGTCGCCGCTCGACAACCGCCTGCTCGCCGCGACGGTGGCGTTCGCGATCAACAGCGGCGCCTATTCCACCGAGATCTTCCGCGCCAGCATCCTGTCCGTCCAGGCCGACCAGATGGAGGCCGCGCGCTCCCTGGGCATGTCCTATGCCCTCGGCATGCGGCGCATCGTTCTTCCCCAGGCGCTCAGGATCGCGGTGCCGCCCTTGAGCAACGAACTCATCATCGTCCTCAAGGGCACGTCGCTGGCCTCGGTGATCGGCGTGAGCGAACTGATGCGCAATGCGCAGACGGCAGCCTCGGCAACCTTCCAGAACCTGATCGCCTACAGCTATGCCGCCGTGTTCTATGTGGTCTTCGTCATCGTCCTGCAGAGCCTGGTGCGGATTCTCGCGCCCCGCTGA
- a CDS encoding NAD(P)H-dependent flavin oxidoreductase produces MSAPLQTQACRLLGCDLPIVLAGMGGVARSELVGAVTLVGGFGFLGMAGEPAARIEREVAAVRAVTPRPFGVNLIPAATRPALLDEEVSACIALGVHAVMLFWTLDEKVVARFRDAGILVACQVGSRVEAQAAQQAGAGILVAQGVEAGGHVRGSLPLAKLLREVVPSSEVPVLAAGGIVDGRDLAAVLEAGAQGAVVGSAFLASPESFAHPYYKQRIVEAGAEDTVITDVFHIGWPIAAKMRVLRNSTTDRDRREAFQVPPVPIGMDDGQPVYRFSTAAPLRSTTGDLEAMALYAGKGVGRIDALMPAAARVEAMAAEAQAILAAKDRCRGSAAG; encoded by the coding sequence ATGAGCGCGCCGCTGCAGACGCAGGCGTGCCGGCTGCTGGGCTGCGACCTGCCGATCGTTCTCGCCGGGATGGGCGGTGTCGCCCGCTCGGAGCTGGTCGGCGCGGTGACGCTGGTCGGCGGCTTCGGCTTCCTGGGCATGGCGGGCGAACCCGCCGCGAGAATCGAGCGCGAGGTCGCGGCGGTTCGCGCCGTGACGCCGCGACCTTTCGGTGTCAACCTCATCCCGGCGGCGACCCGCCCTGCTTTGCTCGACGAAGAAGTCTCGGCCTGCATCGCCCTCGGCGTCCATGCCGTGATGCTGTTCTGGACCCTCGACGAGAAGGTGGTGGCGCGCTTTCGGGATGCCGGCATCCTCGTCGCCTGCCAGGTCGGCTCCAGGGTCGAGGCACAGGCGGCGCAGCAGGCCGGAGCGGGCATCCTCGTCGCCCAGGGCGTCGAGGCCGGAGGTCACGTCCGCGGCAGCCTGCCGCTGGCCAAGCTCCTCCGCGAGGTCGTCCCCTCCAGCGAGGTGCCGGTGCTCGCCGCCGGCGGGATCGTCGACGGCAGGGATCTCGCCGCCGTGCTGGAGGCCGGCGCCCAGGGCGCCGTCGTCGGGAGCGCTTTCCTCGCCTCGCCCGAATCCTTCGCCCATCCCTATTACAAGCAGCGCATTGTCGAGGCGGGCGCCGAAGACACGGTGATCACCGACGTGTTCCACATCGGCTGGCCGATCGCCGCCAAGATGCGTGTCCTGCGCAACAGCACGACCGATCGCGACCGGCGCGAGGCGTTTCAGGTCCCTCCCGTGCCTATCGGCATGGATGACGGCCAGCCGGTCTACCGGTTCAGCACGGCTGCCCCTCTGCGCTCCACCACCGGCGATCTCGAGGCGATGGCGCTCTATGCCGGCAAGGGGGTCGGCCGCATCGACGCGCTCATGCCGGCGGCCGCCCGGGTCGAGGCCATGGCAGCGGAAGCGCAGGCGATCCTCGCGGCAAAGGATCGATGTCGGGGATCGGCGGCGGGGTAA
- a CDS encoding hydantoinase/oxoprolinase family protein, which yields MSSVPGTATPSRRLRAAVDVGGTFIDVVLADQHSGRARIAKVLHRSGNQGEDIGEALARLAASFEAGLGDVDSLVIGTTVVTNALLEGALARTALVTTEGFRDVIEIARMTRPASYDLHRRRPPPIVPPERRFAVRERLAHDGEVLVPLDEHGVARIASTLRGLGVEAIAVCLLYSFVDPSHERRVAAAVQDLGAFVSVSSEVLPVFREYERTVATVINAATAPVMGRFLDGLASLSDRGLARTYIMGSGGGCLTLPEARRFPIKCAMSGPAGGVVGAARFAAEHGIDGLITLDVGGTSSDVAMLSGGQVPFTEERAIAGYPIAVPSVEVETVGAGGGSIAFIDATGLLKVGPRSAGASPGPACYGRGGTEPTVTDAHVALNRLGSDGMLAGSFALDRGAAVAAIERVVAGPLGLGWARAAQGILAVTTANMVRAVRAMSVGRGYDPRTMTLLAFGGAGPLHALDVARALDIPRVIVPPGAGVWSAYGILSVDIQYATQRTWLRILEGGIADALHETVEAMAAELEERAVGDGLGRSTLARHCMLDLRVKGQSHHLAIPLLSAGPEGISAAVAGFHAEHRRRYGHAFPDLPLELVNIRLSVSSPRPGLEATIEGSRTAIASHQRPVWFASSPEPLLCPVHMRESLPPGAVVAGPAVVELYDTTIVLDPGDRLETRAGSQALFIDVAGAARER from the coding sequence ATGAGCAGCGTGCCGGGAACAGCAACGCCTTCCAGGCGCCTGCGGGCCGCCGTCGATGTGGGGGGGACCTTCATCGACGTCGTGCTGGCCGACCAGCACAGCGGCAGGGCGCGGATCGCCAAGGTGCTGCACCGCTCGGGCAACCAGGGCGAGGATATCGGCGAAGCGCTGGCGAGGCTCGCCGCGAGCTTCGAAGCCGGGCTCGGCGATGTCGATTCCCTCGTCATCGGCACCACGGTCGTCACCAATGCACTCCTCGAGGGCGCGCTGGCGAGGACGGCCCTGGTGACGACGGAGGGCTTTCGCGACGTCATCGAGATCGCCCGCATGACCCGCCCGGCGTCCTACGACCTGCACCGCCGCCGGCCGCCGCCGATCGTGCCGCCCGAACGACGCTTCGCCGTCCGCGAGAGGCTCGCCCATGACGGCGAGGTGCTGGTGCCGCTGGACGAGCACGGCGTGGCCCGCATCGCCTCCACTTTGCGCGGGCTCGGGGTGGAGGCGATCGCGGTCTGCCTGCTCTATTCCTTCGTCGATCCCTCCCATGAACGCCGCGTCGCCGCGGCGGTCCAGGATCTCGGTGCGTTCGTCTCGGTTTCTTCCGAAGTCCTGCCGGTATTCCGCGAATATGAACGCACGGTCGCCACCGTCATCAATGCGGCGACCGCCCCGGTGATGGGCCGCTTCCTCGACGGGCTCGCGAGCCTGTCGGATCGGGGGCTCGCCCGCACCTACATCATGGGCTCGGGCGGCGGCTGCCTCACCTTGCCCGAGGCGCGCCGCTTTCCGATCAAATGCGCGATGTCCGGCCCGGCGGGCGGGGTCGTCGGCGCCGCGCGGTTCGCCGCCGAACACGGCATCGACGGCCTGATCACGCTCGATGTCGGCGGCACCAGTTCGGACGTCGCGATGCTGTCCGGCGGACAGGTGCCCTTCACCGAGGAACGGGCGATAGCCGGCTATCCGATCGCAGTGCCCTCCGTCGAGGTCGAGACGGTGGGCGCCGGCGGCGGCTCGATCGCCTTCATCGACGCGACCGGGCTGCTGAAGGTCGGCCCGCGCAGCGCCGGCGCCAGCCCCGGTCCGGCCTGCTACGGCCGCGGCGGCACCGAGCCGACCGTGACGGACGCCCATGTCGCGCTCAACCGGCTCGGGTCGGACGGCATGCTCGCCGGCTCCTTCGCGCTCGACCGCGGCGCGGCCGTCGCCGCCATCGAACGCGTGGTCGCCGGGCCCCTCGGTCTCGGCTGGGCGAGGGCGGCGCAAGGCATCCTCGCCGTCACCACCGCGAACATGGTGCGGGCCGTGCGGGCCATGTCCGTCGGCCGCGGCTACGACCCGCGGACCATGACTCTGCTCGCCTTCGGCGGGGCCGGCCCGCTCCATGCCCTCGACGTCGCCCGCGCCCTCGACATTCCGCGCGTCATCGTGCCGCCGGGCGCCGGCGTGTGGTCCGCCTACGGCATCCTCTCGGTCGACATCCAATATGCGACGCAGCGCACCTGGCTGCGCATCCTCGAAGGCGGCATCGCCGATGCGCTGCACGAGACCGTGGAAGCGATGGCCGCCGAGCTCGAGGAGCGCGCCGTCGGCGACGGGCTCGGCCGGTCCACGCTCGCGCGGCACTGCATGCTCGACCTCCGGGTGAAGGGGCAGTCGCACCATCTCGCCATCCCCCTCCTTTCCGCCGGTCCGGAGGGTATTTCGGCGGCTGTCGCCGGCTTCCATGCCGAGCACCGGCGCCGCTACGGCCATGCCTTCCCGGATCTGCCGCTGGAGCTGGTCAATATCCGCCTGTCGGTCAGTTCGCCGCGCCCCGGCCTGGAGGCCACGATCGAGGGGAGCCGGACCGCCATCGCCAGCCATCAGCGCCCCGTCTGGTTCGCGTCCTCGCCGGAGCCGCTCCTCTGCCCCGTCCATATGCGGGAAAGCCTCCCGCCCGGCGCCGTCGTCGCCGGGCCGGCGGTCGTCGAACTCTACGACACCACCATCGTGCTCGACCCGGGCGACAGGCTGGAAACCCGGGCGGGCTCGCAGGCCCTGTTCATCGACGTCGCCGGTGCGGCGCGGGAACGGTGA
- a CDS encoding amino acid ABC transporter ATP-binding protein, with protein sequence MVDDEDMIRRKGTAVVRIDGVGKAYDAAPVLSAIDLTVHRGETVAIIGPSGSGKTTLLRCINFLVPYDSGRIEINGELIGYREAGGRLLRDKDANVCRIRKRIGMVFQRYALFPHRTVLGNLLEGPVHVLRIPREQAVARAQAALALVGLAGKADAYPSELSGGQQQRVGIARALCMEPDLLLFDEVTSALDPELVGEVLAVMRDLAERGRTMIVVTHEIAFARDVADRVVFMEDGRIAADLPKETFFSNPPSERIAGFIRRSEGRMGRERPAVADAGATP encoded by the coding sequence ATGGTGGATGACGAGGACATGATCCGGCGGAAGGGAACGGCCGTCGTGCGCATCGACGGGGTCGGCAAGGCCTATGATGCCGCGCCCGTGCTGTCCGCGATCGATCTGACGGTCCATCGCGGCGAGACGGTGGCGATCATCGGTCCCAGCGGCTCCGGCAAGACGACGCTGCTGCGCTGCATCAACTTCCTCGTCCCCTATGACAGCGGGCGGATCGAGATCAATGGCGAGCTGATCGGCTACCGCGAGGCGGGCGGCAGGCTGCTGCGCGACAAGGATGCCAATGTCTGCCGTATCCGCAAACGCATCGGCATGGTGTTCCAGCGCTATGCGCTTTTCCCGCATCGCACCGTTCTCGGCAATCTGCTGGAAGGCCCGGTCCATGTGCTCCGCATCCCGCGGGAACAGGCCGTCGCCCGGGCGCAAGCCGCGCTGGCGCTGGTCGGGCTCGCCGGCAAGGCCGATGCCTATCCGTCCGAACTCTCCGGCGGCCAGCAGCAGCGCGTCGGCATCGCGCGCGCCCTCTGCATGGAGCCGGACCTGCTGCTGTTCGACGAGGTGACCTCGGCGCTCGATCCCGAACTCGTCGGCGAGGTTCTCGCGGTGATGCGCGACCTCGCCGAGCGCGGCCGCACGATGATCGTGGTGACGCACGAGATCGCCTTCGCGCGTGACGTCGCCGACCGGGTCGTCTTCATGGAGGACGGCCGCATCGCCGCCGACCTGCCGAAGGAGACGTTCTTCTCCAACCCGCCCAGCGAACGCATCGCCGGCTTCATCCGGCGCAGCGAGGGGCGGATGGGCCGCGAACGGCCTGCGGTCGCCGACGCCGGTGCGACGCCATGA
- a CDS encoding chloride channel protein, giving the protein MISPSSHGRAAGPAAGTARTRPHPTAHLGDFTTDRRVLILMALAAVVGCASVGASWLLLRLITLCTNLAYHGRVTLEALPIAGTPLGWWSVLVPVAGCVIIGFMARYGSEKIRGHGIPEAIEAILMGQSRISPKVAVLKPLSSAISIGTGGPFGAEGPIIMTGGAIGSILAQMFHLTSNERKALLVAGAAGGMTAIFGTPIAAILLAVELLLFELKPRSFLPVVVAAVVAAAGRTWFSPPGALFPYHGAMPLSLEALLAWIVVGVTAGLGSGVLTAMVYASEDAFEKLPIHWMWWPALGGLVIGVGGLIDPAALGVGYDNITHLLAGDLAIKAVLLLLAVKAIIWAVALGSGTSGGVLAPLLIFGGALGALEGLGLPQADTGFWALLGMAAMMGGTMRAPLTATLFAVELTGDMACLLPLLAACGMAYATTVLLLKRSILTEKIARRGHHITRETHADPFDLTFVASVMVGKVDVLPAAMPVDEAVAFFSADAHRHKSYPVVDDGRRVFGLVSRADILAWARESGHGAATIGEAVEGADLVVAHPDELVGTVADRMAAGDVGRVPVIDRGDGRLVGLLARKDLLRVRARRLAEERDRAVYLRLKTRPQKPVTEGAEIG; this is encoded by the coding sequence ATGATATCACCATCTTCGCACGGCAGGGCGGCAGGCCCTGCGGCGGGCACGGCACGGACCCGCCCGCACCCCACGGCCCATCTGGGGGATTTCACCACCGACCGCCGAGTCCTCATCCTGATGGCGCTCGCCGCCGTCGTCGGCTGCGCCAGCGTCGGGGCGTCATGGCTGCTGCTGCGCCTCATCACCCTGTGCACCAATCTGGCCTATCACGGGCGGGTGACGCTCGAGGCGCTGCCCATCGCCGGGACGCCGCTCGGCTGGTGGTCGGTGCTGGTGCCCGTCGCCGGCTGCGTGATCATCGGCTTCATGGCCCGCTACGGATCCGAGAAGATCCGCGGCCACGGCATTCCCGAGGCCATCGAGGCGATCCTGATGGGCCAGAGCCGCATCAGCCCCAAGGTGGCGGTGCTGAAACCGCTCTCGTCGGCGATCTCGATCGGAACCGGCGGCCCCTTCGGCGCAGAAGGGCCGATCATCATGACGGGCGGCGCCATCGGCTCGATCCTGGCGCAGATGTTCCACCTCACCTCCAACGAACGCAAGGCCCTGCTCGTCGCGGGTGCCGCCGGCGGCATGACCGCCATTTTCGGCACGCCGATCGCCGCCATCCTGCTCGCCGTCGAACTGCTGCTGTTCGAGCTCAAGCCGCGCAGCTTCCTTCCCGTGGTGGTGGCCGCCGTGGTCGCCGCCGCCGGACGGACGTGGTTTTCCCCTCCCGGCGCGCTCTTCCCCTACCATGGCGCCATGCCGCTCTCGCTCGAGGCGCTGCTGGCGTGGATCGTCGTCGGCGTGACCGCCGGCCTCGGCTCCGGCGTGCTGACGGCGATGGTCTATGCATCCGAGGACGCGTTCGAGAAGCTGCCGATCCACTGGATGTGGTGGCCGGCGCTCGGCGGCCTCGTCATCGGCGTCGGCGGGCTGATCGACCCCGCGGCGCTTGGCGTCGGCTATGACAACATCACCCATCTGCTCGCCGGCGACCTGGCGATCAAGGCCGTCCTGCTCCTGCTGGCGGTCAAGGCGATCATCTGGGCGGTCGCGCTGGGATCGGGAACCTCGGGCGGCGTGCTGGCACCGCTGCTGATCTTCGGCGGTGCGCTCGGCGCCCTCGAAGGCCTCGGCCTGCCGCAGGCCGATACCGGTTTCTGGGCCCTGCTCGGCATGGCGGCGATGATGGGCGGCACCATGCGCGCTCCCTTGACGGCGACGCTGTTCGCCGTCGAGCTGACCGGCGACATGGCGTGCCTGCTGCCGCTGCTGGCAGCGTGCGGCATGGCCTATGCCACGACGGTGCTTCTCCTGAAGCGTTCGATCCTCACCGAGAAGATCGCCCGCCGCGGACATCACATCACCCGCGAAACCCATGCCGATCCTTTCGACCTGACGTTCGTCGCCAGCGTCATGGTCGGGAAGGTCGACGTGCTGCCGGCGGCGATGCCGGTCGACGAGGCGGTAGCGTTCTTCTCGGCCGACGCGCACCGGCACAAGAGCTACCCGGTCGTCGACGACGGCCGCAGGGTGTTCGGCCTGGTTTCCCGGGCCGATATCCTGGCGTGGGCTCGCGAGAGCGGGCATGGCGCCGCGACGATCGGCGAAGCGGTCGAAGGGGCCGATCTCGTCGTCGCCCATCCCGACGAACTCGTCGGCACCGTAGCCGACCGCATGGCCGCCGGCGATGTGGGACGCGTCCCCGTCATCGACCGCGGCGACGGCAGGCTCGTCGGTCTCCTCGCCCGCAAGGACCTGCTCAGGGTCCGCGCCCGGCGCCTTGCCGAGGAGCGCGACCGTGCGGTGTATCTGAGGTTGAAGACGCGCCCGCAAAAGCCGGTCACCGAGGGCGCGGAGATCGGATGA
- a CDS encoding MarR family winged helix-turn-helix transcriptional regulator, with the protein MADRPQGRRNVRQEGSRKEEAAQAGGGEFSDANYAALAEFRYALRKFLAFSESAARNVGLTSQQHQALLALRGFAKDGALTVGDLAERLLVRHHSAVELVDRLEKLDLVQRSADPADGRRALVRLTETGEARLRELSSIHVEELRSIGPALAAMLAPLA; encoded by the coding sequence ATGGCAGATCGACCACAAGGCCGGAGAAATGTCCGACAGGAGGGTTCCAGAAAGGAAGAGGCGGCACAAGCCGGCGGCGGAGAATTCAGCGACGCCAACTATGCCGCCCTGGCGGAATTCCGCTACGCCCTGCGCAAATTCCTGGCTTTCAGCGAATCGGCCGCGCGAAATGTCGGCCTCACTTCCCAGCAGCACCAGGCCCTCCTCGCTCTCAGAGGCTTCGCCAAGGATGGAGCGCTTACCGTCGGAGACCTCGCCGAGCGTCTCCTCGTCCGCCACCACAGCGCCGTGGAGCTGGTCGACCGGCTCGAAAAGCTCGACCTTGTCCAGCGCAGCGCCGATCCGGCGGATGGCAGGCGCGCCCTCGTCCGCCTGACCGAGACCGGCGAGGCCCGCCTGCGCGAATTGTCGAGCATCCATGTCGAGGAACTGCGCTCCATCGGCCCCGCCCTGGCCGCCATGCTGGCGCCGCTCGCATAG
- a CDS encoding HPP family protein, whose product MPVSPSDPERQPSWKRPFHLFMPILPGATFRDRLLACFGALLGIGLTGLMCSLMFGRDPHLPFIVAPIGASSVLLFAVPSSPLAQPWSIVGGNTISALVGVAASRLVPDPMLAIGLAAGLSIAAMSLTRCLHPPGGAAALTAVIGGPAVAAAGFSFALVPVALNSIVLVLLGLAFHKVLSRHSYPHVAKSPSGTHGTKDPPPQDRTGFRAEDIDAALAELGETFDIERDDLDRLLRRVEMHAFMRSHSELTCADIMSRDVVSVAPDAGLEAAHALLLDHGIRTLPVIDGAGRLAGTVGLRELARPGRTVGDVMSRASVADPGMAALGLLGPLTEPSIHAVVIVDAENRVLGLVTQTDLLAAISHMPSRDTRLAAET is encoded by the coding sequence ATGCCGGTTTCACCTTCCGACCCCGAACGACAGCCTTCCTGGAAGCGCCCCTTCCATCTCTTCATGCCGATCCTGCCGGGCGCGACGTTTCGGGACAGGCTGCTCGCCTGCTTCGGCGCGCTGCTCGGCATCGGGCTGACGGGCCTGATGTGCAGCCTGATGTTCGGCAGGGATCCCCACCTGCCCTTCATCGTCGCGCCGATCGGCGCTTCCTCGGTGCTGCTGTTCGCCGTGCCGTCCAGCCCTCTCGCCCAGCCCTGGTCGATCGTCGGCGGCAATACCATCTCGGCGCTCGTGGGCGTGGCGGCGAGCCGGCTCGTTCCGGATCCGATGCTCGCCATCGGCCTCGCCGCCGGCCTTTCCATCGCGGCGATGTCGCTCACGCGCTGCCTGCATCCGCCGGGCGGGGCGGCCGCGCTGACGGCGGTCATCGGCGGGCCGGCCGTGGCGGCGGCGGGCTTCAGCTTCGCGCTGGTGCCGGTTGCGCTCAATTCGATCGTCTTGGTGCTGCTGGGACTGGCCTTCCACAAAGTCCTTTCGCGGCATTCCTATCCGCATGTGGCGAAAAGCCCCTCCGGCACGCACGGAACCAAGGACCCGCCGCCCCAGGATCGCACCGGCTTTCGCGCGGAGGACATCGACGCGGCGCTGGCGGAGCTGGGCGAGACCTTCGACATCGAGCGGGACGATCTCGACCGCCTGCTCCGCCGCGTGGAGATGCATGCCTTCATGCGCTCGCACAGCGAGTTGACCTGCGCCGACATCATGTCCCGCGACGTCGTCTCGGTGGCGCCCGATGCGGGCCTGGAAGCGGCCCACGCGCTCCTCCTCGATCACGGCATCCGCACCCTGCCCGTCATCGACGGGGCCGGACGGCTCGCCGGGACGGTGGGCCTGCGGGAGCTCGCAAGGCCGGGCCGCACGGTCGGCGACGTGATGAGCCGTGCTTCGGTGGCCGACCCCGGCATGGCGGCGCTCGGCCTGCTCGGGCCGCTGACCGAACCCTCCATCCATGCGGTGGTGATCGTCGACGCCGAGAACCGCGTTCTCGGCCTGGTCACCCAGACCGATCTTCTCGCGGCGATCTCGCATATGCCTTCAAGGGACACCCGGCTCGCTGCGGAGACCTGA
- a CDS encoding 5-formyltetrahydrofolate cyclo-ligase, whose product MSKPDPDDEPREFSSPPCFLHELDGDDRGAPSKPMPRDAVMAWRRTQRTRLIADRLALPAAARSERAARIASHLDALLMDLGGRTVSSYWPLRGEPDLRGWVASIIERGAAHALPVVAERNAPLVFRRWRPGEALVRGFWNIPVPEQDAQTLPDVMLAPVVGFDRQCYRLGYGGGYFDRTLASLPVRPYVVGIGYEQAALETIHPLAHDIPLDVVVTDAAIRYPGGG is encoded by the coding sequence ATGAGCAAGCCGGACCCCGATGACGAGCCGCGCGAATTTTCCTCCCCGCCGTGCTTCCTGCACGAACTCGACGGCGACGACCGGGGCGCGCCGTCGAAACCCATGCCGCGGGATGCGGTGATGGCGTGGCGCAGGACGCAGAGGACGCGGCTGATCGCCGATAGGCTGGCCTTGCCGGCCGCTGCCCGCTCCGAGAGGGCCGCCCGCATCGCCAGCCATCTCGATGCGCTGCTGATGGACCTCGGCGGCCGGACGGTGAGCAGCTATTGGCCGCTGCGCGGCGAACCCGACCTGCGCGGCTGGGTAGCCTCGATCATCGAGCGCGGTGCGGCGCATGCGCTTCCCGTGGTGGCCGAAAGGAATGCGCCGCTGGTCTTCCGCCGATGGCGGCCCGGCGAGGCGCTCGTCAGGGGCTTCTGGAACATTCCGGTGCCCGAACAGGACGCCCAGACCCTGCCGGACGTCATGCTCGCGCCGGTCGTGGGCTTCGACCGCCAATGCTACCGCCTCGGCTATGGCGGCGGCTATTTCGACAGGACGCTCGCCTCCCTGCCGGTGCGGCCCTATGTCGTGGGCATCGGCTATGAGCAGGCTGCGCTCGAGACGATCCACCCCCTTGCGCACGACATCCCGCTCGACGTCGTCGTCACCGACGCGGCGATCCGCTACCCGGGCGGCGGATGA
- a CDS encoding ABC transporter substrate-binding protein encodes MKWTKSFLPAVAVSAAFAFAALPPASAAETLKVGADPDFKPISFADPSGKLIGFDPDFAASLAEHMGATLDYQGVAWDGILPALQGGKIDAITNMVVTDKRKEVASFSQPILAQAITTVVRKDEANLNPKLDDLKSMKVGVMVNTAAAGVVAKLAGADVTTYNTVADEYQDLILGRIDVVAIESVNGSYTAKATYPDKLRVTGVPLTPDAQKIAVAMRLGDKDLVAKVDHAIDAMRADGSLDKIAVKWFGDTKIVARP; translated from the coding sequence ATGAAGTGGACGAAGTCTTTCCTGCCTGCCGTCGCCGTCTCCGCGGCGTTCGCATTCGCGGCCCTGCCGCCGGCTTCGGCCGCCGAAACGCTGAAGGTCGGCGCCGATCCCGATTTCAAGCCGATTTCCTTCGCCGATCCCTCCGGCAAGCTGATCGGCTTCGACCCGGATTTCGCCGCCTCGCTGGCCGAGCATATGGGCGCGACGCTCGACTATCAGGGCGTTGCCTGGGACGGGATCCTGCCGGCCCTGCAGGGCGGCAAGATCGACGCCATCACCAACATGGTGGTGACCGACAAGCGCAAGGAGGTCGCCTCCTTCTCGCAGCCGATCCTCGCCCAGGCGATCACCACTGTCGTACGCAAGGACGAGGCCAACCTCAATCCCAAGCTCGACGATCTCAAATCCATGAAGGTCGGGGTGATGGTCAACACGGCCGCCGCCGGCGTGGTCGCCAAGCTGGCGGGAGCCGACGTCACGACCTACAATACGGTTGCCGATGAATATCAGGACCTCATTCTCGGTCGTATCGACGTCGTCGCGATCGAGAGCGTCAACGGCTCCTACACCGCCAAGGCGACCTATCCCGACAAGCTGCGGGTGACCGGCGTGCCGCTCACCCCCGACGCGCAGAAGATCGCGGTGGCGATGCGCCTCGGCGACAAGGACCTCGTCGCCAAGGTCGATCACGCGATCGACGCCATGCGGGCCGACGGCTCTCTCGACAAGATCGCCGTCAAATGGTTCGGCGACACCAAGATCGTCGCCCGCCCCTGA
- a CDS encoding ROK family protein gives MEKQESGALVGHGAMSLPSVIIDSYNLEIRDRNGFIGDRASKSAFREKLEDWRKRVRKGGEDPLGDTATKELSTRQIDEYLNGEDKQAAALVMSAVDDFAGDLAHVLRRFLKEASWKNTARIVVGGGMKESEFGELAIARAMILMKAEGVSIELVPIVHHPDEAGLIGAAHLMPAWMLDGYDGIVAVDIGGTNIRAGIVETRLKDKRDLSKARVWKSELWRHSDDAPARGATVERLAGMLKKLIAHAEKEKFGLAPVIGVACPGIVEPDGSIARGGQNLPGGNWESERFNLPQELTNAIPSIGKHETFVIVHNDGVVQGLSQIPFMQDVEHWGVVTIGTGLGNARFTNRNGRGD, from the coding sequence ATGGAGAAGCAGGAAAGCGGGGCTCTCGTCGGGCACGGCGCCATGTCGTTGCCCTCGGTGATCATCGACAGCTACAATCTGGAGATCCGGGACAGAAACGGCTTCATCGGCGACCGGGCGAGCAAGTCGGCCTTTCGCGAGAAGCTGGAGGATTGGCGCAAGCGGGTCCGCAAGGGCGGCGAAGACCCGCTCGGCGACACCGCGACGAAGGAACTGTCCACCCGGCAGATCGACGAATACCTCAATGGCGAGGACAAGCAGGCCGCAGCCCTGGTGATGAGCGCCGTCGACGATTTCGCCGGCGATCTCGCGCATGTCCTGCGCCGTTTCCTCAAGGAGGCCAGCTGGAAGAATACGGCGCGCATCGTCGTCGGCGGCGGCATGAAGGAGAGCGAATTCGGCGAGCTCGCCATTGCCCGCGCGATGATCCTGATGAAGGCCGAGGGCGTATCGATCGAACTGGTGCCGATCGTCCATCATCCCGACGAGGCCGGCCTCATCGGCGCCGCCCATCTAATGCCGGCCTGGATGCTCGATGGCTATGACGGCATCGTGGCGGTCGACATCGGCGGCACCAACATCCGGGCGGGCATCGTCGAGACGCGGCTGAAGGACAAGCGCGACCTGTCGAAGGCGAGGGTGTGGAAATCCGAACTTTGGCGCCATTCGGACGACGCGCCGGCACGCGGGGCGACCGTCGAGCGCCTGGCGGGCATGCTGAAGAAGCTGATCGCCCATGCGGAAAAGGAAAAGTTCGGCCTCGCCCCCGTCATCGGCGTCGCCTGCCCCGGCATCGTCGAGCCCGACGGCTCGATCGCCCGCGGCGGCCAGAACCTGCCGGGCGGCAATTGGGAAAGCGAGCGTTTCAATCTGCCGCAGGAACTGACGAACGCCATTCCCTCCATCGGCAAGCATGAGACCTTCGTCATCGTGCACAATGACGGCGTCGTGCAGGGCCTGTCCCAGATCCCGTTCATGCAGGACGTCGAGCATTGGGGCGTCGTCACGATCGGCACCGGGCTCGGCAATGCCCGCTTCACCAACCGCAACGGGCGCGGCGACTGA